One Magnolia sinica isolate HGM2019 unplaced genomic scaffold, MsV1 ctg349, whole genome shotgun sequence DNA window includes the following coding sequences:
- the LOC131236278 gene encoding protein SRC2-like — MASARAPPPKPLDLEITIVSAKHLKNVNWRNGELKPYTVFWIDPDRKLATKPDDSGSTRPVWNERFTLAINLPLHESFLTFEIFHSKPSETPKPLVGSVRYPIKDLIDSDETNKLITLELRRPSGRPHGKIRVKLAVRERPVPPTPDYHIAPSYYYSSAPPPPPARDYRGGFSPSSYGNPLPPPPVPPLQSQYPYGNYADPYSGYYPGYYSPSPPLPPRPFFDRVPGYGSGPSGPSAPVDFSSSAPSGASLYEQKPKGGKMGFGTGLAVGAVAGALGGLALEEGLKYEEGKIAERVESDLAGRDDFSDYHGDY; from the coding sequence ATGGCCTCTGCTCGTGCTCCTCCACCAAAGCCCCTCGACCTCGAAATCACGATCGTATCAGCCAAACACCTCAAGAATGTAAACTGGCGGAACGGCGAACTCAAGCCCTACACCGTCTTCTGGATCGATCCGGACCGGAAACTCGCCACCAAACCCGACGACTCGGGCTCGACTCGGCCGGTCTGGAATGAGCGGTTCACCCTCGCCATCAACCTCCCCCTCCATGAATCCTTTCTCACCTTCGAGATCTTCCACTCCAAGCCCTCCGAAACCCCCAAACCCCTCGTCGGGTCCGTCCGCTACCCGATCAAGGACCTGATCGACTCGGACGAGACAAACAAACTCATAACCCTCGAGCTACGCCGCCCGTCGGGTCGCCCCCATGGCAAGATCCGGGTAAAACTCGCCGTCCGGGAGCGCCCCGTCCCGCCCACGCCTGATTACCATATTGCCCCTTCTTATTATTACTCGAGCGCCCCTCCACCGCCGCCGGCCCGTGATTACAGAGGTGGGTTCTCGCCATCTTCGTATGGGAATCCTCTCCCACCTCCGCCAGTCCCACCGCTGCAATCTCAGTATCCGTATGGGAATTACGCCGACCCGTACTCTGGGTACTATCCTGGATACTACTCACCGTCGCCACCGCTGCCGCCGAGGCCGTTCTTTGATCGGGTGCCTGGTTATGGTAGTGGGCCAAGCGGGCCATCTGCGCCTGTGGATTTCTCATCATCGGCACCATCGGGTGCTTCTTTATACGAGCAGAAGCCGAAAGGGGGTAAAATGGGATTTGGCACGGGTCTGGCCGTGGGGGCTGTAGCAGGGGCTTTGGGCGGTTTGGCATTGGAGGAAGGGTTGAAGTATGAAGAAGGGAAGATTGCCGAGAGGGTCGAGAGTGATCTGGCAGGCAGGGATGATTTCAGCGATTACCATGGCGATTACTGA